One Rhizobiales bacterium GAS188 DNA window includes the following coding sequences:
- a CDS encoding Xaa-Pro aminopeptidase: MGIVVFDPDQIEDVDFADRMRHPAAADPAGGMWLSDTEPSFVDADALRKGRLKKLRAWMAEAGYGAIVLFDPYNQRYATGSRNMFGYFLRNSTRYFFIPTEGPVVLFEYPQSYHVSMVLDTVDEARPSKLVWSSVSNRDDEAAGAFADEIADLLKSHGGGSMKIGLDRCNHLHALALEKRGCVIQDCQGEILAVRAVKTAEEIKCLQVSMAGAEAAVAAVREAIKPGVSENDLFAIMYHEVIRQGGEFIETRLLTSGQRTNPWFNEASGRKIRPGELVALDTDTIGCYGYYSDFSRTFRCGPGRPTDYQKMLYRMAHDQVQHNIGIIKPGMAFREIAERAWKIPERFVDQRYTSVMHGVGMHGETPFIAHAMDYETYGRNGHLVPGMVVSVESYIGEKGGREGVKLEDEILITETGTELLSRFPYEDEFLGGSA, from the coding sequence ATGGGGATAGTCGTTTTCGATCCCGACCAGATCGAGGATGTCGATTTCGCGGATCGGATGCGCCATCCAGCCGCCGCGGATCCGGCCGGCGGCATGTGGTTGTCGGACACGGAACCGTCCTTCGTCGACGCGGATGCGTTGCGGAAAGGCCGCCTCAAGAAATTGCGGGCCTGGATGGCCGAGGCCGGCTATGGCGCGATCGTCCTCTTCGACCCCTACAACCAGCGTTACGCGACCGGCTCGCGCAACATGTTCGGCTATTTCCTGCGCAACTCGACCCGCTACTTCTTCATCCCGACCGAAGGTCCGGTCGTCCTCTTCGAATACCCGCAGAGCTACCACGTCTCGATGGTGCTCGACACGGTGGACGAAGCTCGGCCGTCCAAGCTTGTCTGGTCCTCGGTCTCCAATCGCGACGACGAGGCCGCCGGGGCCTTCGCCGACGAGATCGCCGATCTGCTGAAATCCCACGGTGGCGGATCGATGAAGATCGGGCTCGATCGCTGCAACCACCTGCACGCTCTCGCGCTCGAGAAACGAGGCTGCGTCATCCAGGATTGTCAGGGCGAGATCCTCGCGGTCCGCGCTGTCAAAACGGCGGAGGAAATCAAGTGCCTCCAGGTCTCGATGGCGGGTGCGGAAGCGGCGGTCGCCGCCGTGCGCGAGGCGATCAAGCCGGGTGTCTCGGAAAATGATCTCTTCGCCATCATGTACCACGAGGTCATCCGCCAAGGCGGCGAGTTCATCGAGACGAGGCTGCTGACCTCCGGGCAGCGCACGAATCCGTGGTTCAACGAAGCCAGCGGCCGCAAGATCCGGCCGGGCGAGCTCGTCGCCCTCGATACCGATACTATCGGTTGCTACGGCTATTACTCGGATTTCTCCCGCACCTTCCGCTGCGGCCCGGGCAGGCCAACCGACTACCAGAAGATGCTCTACCGCATGGCGCATGACCAGGTGCAGCACAATATCGGGATCATCAAACCCGGCATGGCGTTCCGAGAGATCGCGGAAAGGGCCTGGAAGATCCCCGAGCGGTTTGTCGACCAACGCTATACCTCCGTCATGCACGGAGTGGGCATGCATGGTGAAACGCCGTTCATCGCCCATGCCATGGATTACGAGACCTATGGCAGGAACGGCCATCTCGTGCCGGGCATGGTCGTCAGTGTCGAAAGCTATATCGGCGAAAAAGGTGGCCGCGAGGGCGTCAAGCTCGAAGACGAGATCCTGATCACCGAGACGGGCACCGAGCTCCTTTCGCGATTTCCCTATGAGGACGAATTCCTTGGGGGATCCGCATGA
- a CDS encoding osmoprotectant transport system ATP-binding protein, which yields MIRLERLTKVFDTPGGRVTAVDGVSFDLPAGEICVLLGPSGCGKTTTMKMINRLVAPTGGKVYIDGRDTDTIDPIKLRRSIGYVIQQIGLFPNKTVAENICVVPDLLGWDRKKSLTRAAELLEMVAMEPSIFMRRYPKELSGGQQQRVGVLRALAADPPVMLMDEPFGAIDPINREVIQDEFLRMQRTLRKTIIFVSHDLDEAVKMADKIAIFRAGRLEQFATPDQLLASPATPFIETFLGSDRMLKRLRLIRVADAMLREVEVVRRDDPVAKAGALMQASGNPAILMLEADGRLGGVLSGSRAFAGHGTCGEHAEPIRTTLPVKADLRSAITLMFTHDMAIMPCVDEEGRLQGTLTYRSIVGSLSVPEPPA from the coding sequence ATGATCCGGCTCGAGCGCCTGACCAAGGTCTTCGACACGCCGGGCGGGCGCGTCACGGCCGTCGACGGCGTCAGCTTCGATCTTCCGGCGGGCGAAATCTGCGTCCTGCTGGGCCCCTCGGGCTGCGGCAAGACCACGACCATGAAGATGATCAACCGCCTCGTCGCGCCGACGGGCGGTAAAGTGTACATCGACGGCCGCGACACCGACACGATCGATCCCATCAAGCTGCGCCGCTCGATCGGCTACGTCATTCAGCAGATCGGACTCTTCCCGAACAAGACCGTCGCCGAGAACATCTGCGTCGTGCCCGACCTGTTGGGCTGGGACCGGAAAAAGTCCCTCACGCGCGCCGCCGAGCTCCTCGAAATGGTGGCGATGGAACCGTCCATCTTCATGCGCCGCTATCCGAAGGAGCTGTCGGGCGGCCAGCAGCAGCGCGTCGGCGTCCTGCGCGCACTCGCCGCCGATCCGCCCGTCATGCTGATGGACGAGCCGTTCGGCGCGATCGACCCGATCAATCGCGAGGTGATCCAGGACGAGTTCCTGCGCATGCAGAGGACGCTGCGCAAGACCATCATCTTCGTGTCGCACGACCTCGACGAGGCGGTGAAGATGGCCGACAAGATCGCCATCTTCCGCGCCGGCCGCCTCGAGCAGTTCGCAACACCCGACCAGTTGCTGGCGAGCCCTGCGACGCCCTTCATCGAGACCTTCCTCGGCTCCGATCGCATGTTGAAAAGGCTTCGGCTCATTCGCGTCGCGGACGCCATGCTCCGCGAGGTCGAGGTGGTGCGGCGCGACGATCCGGTCGCGAAGGCAGGCGCGCTGATGCAGGCCAGCGGCAATCCAGCCATCCTGATGCTGGAGGCGGATGGACGGCTTGGCGGCGTCCTGTCCGGCAGCAGGGCCTTCGCCGGGCATGGAACCTGCGGCGAACATGCCGAGCCGATCCGTACGACCCTTCCGGTCAAGGCCGATCTTCGCAGCGCGATCACGCTCATGTTCACGCACGACATGGCGATCATGCCGTGCGTCGACGAAGAGGGCCGGCTCCAAGGCACGCTGACATATCGCTCGATCGTCGGAAGCCTGTCCGTTCCGGAGCCGCCGGCATGA
- a CDS encoding Nicotinamidase-related amidase, with the protein MRCSVSVPSGKAAAIFIDLQEEHRRDRRYLVAGFGTLLAKVRDLQAAARAHGIHVVHAAYVVDPAAQKLRPFHPVMVDGTSAFSDKDSPLSAICLEVGPVRGEAVVIKSAASAFGGGQLSRRFEALGIEWVFVAGVWTEACVDATVKDAIELGYRVILIKDACASGSVAMHQTAILNLANRLYGGAVIDSEGACRLMAGETVEAWMVEGSVPLRFTYENAADLYDDL; encoded by the coding sequence ATGAGGTGCAGCGTTTCGGTTCCGTCCGGCAAGGCGGCGGCGATCTTCATCGACCTCCAGGAGGAGCACCGTCGCGACAGACGCTACCTGGTCGCGGGCTTTGGCACGCTCCTCGCCAAGGTTCGCGACCTGCAGGCGGCAGCGCGAGCCCACGGCATACACGTGGTCCACGCCGCCTATGTGGTCGATCCGGCGGCCCAGAAACTGCGGCCGTTTCATCCCGTGATGGTGGACGGAACCTCGGCCTTCAGCGACAAGGACAGTCCGCTTTCGGCTATTTGCCTCGAGGTGGGACCGGTCAGGGGCGAGGCCGTCGTCATCAAGTCGGCAGCAAGCGCATTCGGCGGCGGGCAGCTGTCACGCCGCTTCGAGGCTCTCGGCATCGAGTGGGTCTTCGTGGCGGGCGTATGGACGGAAGCCTGCGTCGACGCGACCGTCAAGGACGCGATCGAGCTCGGCTACCGCGTCATCTTGATCAAGGACGCTTGCGCCAGCGGCAGCGTCGCCATGCATCAAACGGCGATCCTCAACCTGGCGAACCGTCTTTACGGCGGCGCCGTGATCGACAGTGAAGGCGCCTGCCGGTTGATGGCCGGAGAGACCGTCGAAGCGTGGATGGTCGAAGGCTCGGTCCCGCTTCGCTTTACCTATGAGAATGCAGCGGACCTTTACGACGACCTTTGA
- a CDS encoding osmoprotectant transport system permease protein, with protein MGLMDILTFAYANLDLIATRAIEHLSIVAVAVSIAILTAVPIGLAITQSKRAADAVLYLASMMITIPSVALFGLMIPLLSPFGHGIGYVPAVIAVVLYSQLPIIRNTYTAVADVDPALREAGVGMGMSSLQRLRQVEIPLATPVIMAGVRTATVMNIGVTAIAAYIGAGGLGTFIARGISQSDPRQLVTGAVAVSLLAIAVDLLLALIQKLLTSKGLSTVEGR; from the coding sequence ATGGGCCTGATGGACATACTCACCTTCGCCTATGCCAATCTCGATCTCATCGCCACGCGCGCGATCGAGCACCTGTCCATCGTCGCCGTCGCCGTTTCGATCGCCATCCTGACCGCCGTTCCGATCGGTCTTGCGATCACCCAGTCCAAGCGCGCCGCGGATGCGGTCCTCTATCTCGCCTCGATGATGATCACCATCCCGTCAGTCGCGCTCTTCGGGTTGATGATCCCGCTGCTGTCTCCGTTCGGCCATGGCATCGGCTATGTTCCGGCAGTCATTGCGGTCGTCCTTTATTCGCAGCTCCCGATCATCAGGAACACCTACACGGCCGTCGCCGACGTTGACCCGGCCCTCCGCGAAGCCGGCGTCGGAATGGGCATGAGCTCCTTGCAGCGGCTGCGTCAGGTCGAAATTCCGCTGGCTACTCCCGTGATCATGGCAGGCGTTCGGACCGCGACGGTCATGAATATCGGGGTGACGGCGATCGCGGCCTATATCGGTGCCGGTGGCCTCGGAACGTTCATCGCGCGCGGCATCAGCCAGTCGGATCCGCGCCAGCTCGTCACCGGTGCGGTCGCCGTATCCCTGCTGGCGATCGCGGTCGATCTGCTGCTCGCGCTGATCCAGAAGCTGCTCACCTCGAAGGGCCTGTCAACGGTGGAGGGTCGATGA
- a CDS encoding transcriptional regulator, AraC family with amidase-like domain (manually curated), whose translation MTRAPAHQGRTTSEADSAAPITFAVLIFPGFPMMAFSSVIEPLRAANVLARRHCYRWIAVGLSGGKVEASSGLAIGPVHSVQDAPVVDRIVVCSGGDADHLVADPAVAWIRRSLRGGAEVGAVADAAFFLARAGLLNGHACTLHWTSQPAFRERFPEIDLRRDLYVIDRRRFTSAGGVGSLDMMLDIIATDYGAELAAGVAEWFVHSPLRSSVDRKMMPLRLRTGIQDELVLSAIAVMEEAVEERLRMADLAMRLGISADKLERAFRSEAGVAPSAYYRRLRLRRAADLLAHSSLRVRDVALACGFANMSSFARAYREFKGHSPGATRRR comes from the coding sequence TTGACTCGGGCACCGGCACATCAAGGGCGGACGACATCGGAAGCCGATTCAGCGGCGCCGATTACATTCGCGGTCCTGATCTTTCCCGGTTTTCCCATGATGGCGTTCAGCTCGGTCATCGAGCCGCTCCGGGCCGCAAACGTTCTCGCGCGGCGTCATTGCTATCGGTGGATCGCCGTCGGCCTTTCTGGCGGCAAGGTCGAAGCATCGAGCGGCTTGGCCATCGGGCCGGTCCATTCGGTGCAGGATGCTCCGGTGGTGGATCGCATCGTCGTCTGCTCGGGTGGCGATGCCGATCATCTGGTCGCCGATCCTGCGGTTGCCTGGATCAGGAGGAGCCTGCGGGGCGGCGCTGAGGTCGGCGCCGTCGCGGACGCCGCGTTCTTCCTGGCCCGAGCCGGACTCCTCAACGGCCACGCCTGCACCCTGCACTGGACCAGCCAGCCGGCATTCAGGGAACGCTTTCCCGAGATCGACCTGCGTCGCGACCTCTATGTGATCGATCGCAGGCGCTTCACCTCGGCCGGGGGCGTCGGCAGCCTCGACATGATGCTCGACATCATCGCAACGGACTACGGCGCCGAGCTGGCGGCAGGCGTCGCGGAATGGTTCGTGCATAGCCCGCTGCGCTCCAGCGTCGACCGAAAGATGATGCCGCTGCGCCTGCGCACCGGCATACAGGACGAGCTTGTCCTATCGGCGATCGCCGTCATGGAAGAGGCCGTCGAAGAGCGGTTGCGGATGGCGGACCTGGCCATGAGACTCGGCATCTCGGCCGACAAGCTCGAAAGGGCCTTCCGCTCGGAAGCGGGCGTTGCGCCCAGTGCCTATTACCGCAGATTGCGCCTGCGTCGAGCCGCCGACCTGCTCGCGCATTCGAGTCTTCGGGTGCGCGACGTGGCGCTCGCCTGCGGCTTCGCGAACATGTCGAGCTTTGCGAGAGCCTACCGGGAATTCAAGGGCCATTCGCCAGGTGCGACCCGCAGGCGTTGA